The DNA sequence GCTCCGCAACCGGGAGAGATCTCTTTGGCGCATAACGGCGTATTATTCCTGGACGAACTGCCCGAATTCAAGCGAGCCGTACTCGAAGTGTTGCGCCAGCCCCTGGAAGAGCGGAAAGTGACCATCTCCAGATCGAAGTTCTCTGTTAACTACCCGGCCAGCTTCATGCTTGTAGCGTCCATGAACCCCTGTCCCTGCGGGTATTATAACCACCCCTCGAAGGAATGCGAATGCCCTCCGGGATCCGTAAAGAAATACCTGAACAGGATATCCGGGCCGCTTCTTGACCGTATTGATATTCACGTGGAAGTTACTCCCGTAGCCTTTTCAGAGCTGGCCGGCACCAGGACTTCGGAAAAAAGCGAGCAAGTGCGGGAACGTGTGGTAACTGCCCGGGAAGTGCAGCGGGCCCGTTTCCGGGAACGTGAAGGAATTTATGCAAACGCGCAGGTCCCGTCCAGGGATGTAAGGGAAATTTGCCGCATCGGCAGTACAGGGCAGTCCTTGCTTAAAACCGCCATGGAACGGCTGAACCTGTCGGCCAGGGCGTACGACCGTATTTTGAAGGTATCCCGGACCATTGCCGACCTGGCGGGAAGCCCGGAAATACATACCGAGCATCTTGCGGAGGCCATCCACTTCCGGAGCCTGGACCGTGAAGCCTGGAAGTAACCGGAGGCCCGCCGCAACAAGAGCAGCACCCGCACCCGCACCAGGAGCAGTACCAGCACCCGCAGCAGCAAAAAACAAGATTGGATGTGCGAAATTAGTTCAGCAGGATTTCATCCACGAACACCCAGGCCGGCTGCCCCTTTCCGGCATGCCAGGACGGAAGCTCGGCGAGGGGCTTTACGACTACCTTCAAATAGGAAACGGCTTGCTTTTCCAACGGGCATTCGTAAATATGTTTGCCCGCCGGCTGGTGTTCGCCGGGCATTTCGAAGGACTTTTTATACAGCAGCGCCAGCTGGCTGGAATCCGCCCCGCCCCAGACTTCCACGGAGGCCGGCGGGAAAATGTATCCCCCGGTATTCATGAATGTACTAAGCGCCACTCCATTGAGTGTATGGGGCTCTTTGAATTCCAGGGAAGCGCTAAGCTCGCCGCCCCGGTAACCCAGCCATTTCCCGTCACGAATGTCCATGCTGCCATTATCCAGGTCGAAAAGGGTGAAGGCGCCCCGGCCCTTGTACTGCGGGTCGGGAGGAAATTCAAGGCGGGCTGAATCCGGCCGGAAGCTTGCTTTATGGAAATAAGTCTGGACGGTTTCACTGCCGGTCCAGCCTTTTTTATAGGCCTTTACTTTTACCAGGGTGTTTTCGCTGATGGAAAGCGGCTCTTTAAAGACCGGCGCGTTCAGGCTGTCAGGCTCGCTGCCGTCAAGGGTGTACCGCAACTCGGCGCCGCTGATCGGATGGTTAAGCCGCAGGGTAAAAGCTTCCCTGAAAAATGCCCTGGCCGGGTTCATTTCAGGTTTATTCAGGGGCAGCACCATGCTCCCGTCATCGTAAAAGCCGGTTTCTACCGCCAGGCCGGGTCGCCTGGACACCCATTCGAGGGCTTTCTCTTTGGTCACTGCCGTATTCCAGACATAGAGGTGGCGCAGCCGGGGCATGCTCACCAGGGAATCAAGTCCGGCAGGTGTTACCGCGGTTCCCGTCAGCATCAGGGAACGAAGGCGCGGAAGCTGCGTGATCACCGCCAGCTCCTTATCGGTGAGCGGCGTATAATTGAGGTTCAGCTGGCGAAGGTTAACAAACTCTTTCAGCAGTTGGAATTCCCCGGCTTTGAGGGGCATACCGCTGAGGTTCAGGCGGACGACCTGCCGGCTCAGCGGTTTCAATGCTTCCAGCGATTCTCCGCTAAACACCCGGCTGTTAAAAAAGCTCACGTCCAGGGCCGGAGACCCTTTAGCCAGGGGAGCAATGACACGGTAGGCGGTGTTCAGGTCTTTTACCAGGCCGGGGTCCGGTGCAGGGAAGTCGAATTTTTCAGCGACAGGAGCCGTGTCGTAAATTACTTTTGCCAGCTGGTGAATAGTGTCATTCGGCGGCAGGGCGGCCAGGGGAATATTAAAATCAGCTCCTGAGCGTATCCAGGCCTGTATCAGGCTAAGTTCCTCCGGGCTTAGCTGGGGTTTGTTTTTAGGAGGCATATGATGCTTATGCCCGGGCTCCAGCAGCAGCCGTTCCATCAGGAGGCTCGCGGCAGGGTCGCCCGGCTCGAAAAGCGCGCCGTTCTTCCCTCCGGCCAGAAAAGCGGCCGTATCGGTAAGCACCAGTTGTCCCTTTGCTTTATCTTCATTATGACAGGAAACACATTTTTCCTCCATGATCGGCAGGACCAGGTCAGAGAAGACCACCGCAGTTGCGAGATCTACCTTTTTCGATTTTTCCGGAAGAATGGGCTGCAGTACAAAATTTTCGCCGTGGGTAAGAGAGGCGCCCAGATGGCCGGCCAGCAGCAGTACCAGGCAGGTTACCGCCATGCCAATCCGCAGTACCCGCGGACGCGCCGCTTTGCCCTGCTGGTACCAAAGAAGCAAGGCGGCGAAAAAGGAAATAGCTATTCCCGTCCATTTATGCCAGTTCAGGGTAGCTCCGCCGTAGCCTTCCTCCTTTGAAAGAATCAGGCCGAATACAACCGTCAGGGCAGCGCTGATAGCTCCTCCGTAAAGCAGCAGCCCAACGGCTTTTTTACCGGCGGAATCCGCCCGGATCTCTGCAGCCCGCGCTCCGTCGTACGGTACTTCTTCACGCAGCGCTGTTGCCGGGGATTTCCTCTGCCTGTCCGGAAGCCCTTCCCGGTGCCGGGCTGAATACCCGTCACCGGGGCCGGCCGGAAGTTCTTCCCGGAGATGCCTGTTAAAGAATTCGAAAACAAGCGCAAGGATCAGGAGTACGATGGGAAAATGCAGTAGCAGCGGATGCATTCTTCCTGCTACCTGCAAGGGGGCCGGTATGGCTATCCGCCCTTCGAACAGGACGAAAAAAAGGATGAAAATA is a window from the Anseongella ginsenosidimutans genome containing:
- a CDS encoding c-type cytochrome domain-containing protein, with translation MKLLKNITLNLIFGLNIFILFFVLFEGRIAIPAPLQVAGRMHPLLLHFPIVLLILALVFEFFNRHLREELPAGPGDGYSARHREGLPDRQRKSPATALREEVPYDGARAAEIRADSAGKKAVGLLLYGGAISAALTVVFGLILSKEEGYGGATLNWHKWTGIAISFFAALLLWYQQGKAARPRVLRIGMAVTCLVLLLAGHLGASLTHGENFVLQPILPEKSKKVDLATAVVFSDLVLPIMEEKCVSCHNEDKAKGQLVLTDTAAFLAGGKNGALFEPGDPAASLLMERLLLEPGHKHHMPPKNKPQLSPEELSLIQAWIRSGADFNIPLAALPPNDTIHQLAKVIYDTAPVAEKFDFPAPDPGLVKDLNTAYRVIAPLAKGSPALDVSFFNSRVFSGESLEALKPLSRQVVRLNLSGMPLKAGEFQLLKEFVNLRQLNLNYTPLTDKELAVITQLPRLRSLMLTGTAVTPAGLDSLVSMPRLRHLYVWNTAVTKEKALEWVSRRPGLAVETGFYDDGSMVLPLNKPEMNPARAFFREAFTLRLNHPISGAELRYTLDGSEPDSLNAPVFKEPLSISENTLVKVKAYKKGWTGSETVQTYFHKASFRPDSARLEFPPDPQYKGRGAFTLFDLDNGSMDIRDGKWLGYRGGELSASLEFKEPHTLNGVALSTFMNTGGYIFPPASVEVWGGADSSQLALLYKKSFEMPGEHQPAGKHIYECPLEKQAVSYLKVVVKPLAELPSWHAGKGQPAWVFVDEILLN